GAAATGGGTCACGAAATCATCGGCGGCCACCAGGGTATCGAAGGTCGACCGCAGGGGTTCGTCGAGCACACTGCCGTGGGCCCAGCTCAAGCGTGCCCGCAGCTCGGGCGCAAGGCCTTCCGCCTTGGCAGCCAGGTAGCCCAGCATCGCCTCGCTGATGTCCACCCCGTGCACCCGGTGGCCATCCTCCAGCAACGGCAGGGCCAGGCGCCCGGTGCCGCAGCCGATGTCCAGCACCTGGCGCGCAGGCCCGCGCAGTTGCTCGCGGTACCAGGCGATGGTGTTGGCGGAGTCGGCGTCCCCGGCGCTGGCATCGAACAAGGCCGGGTCGTAGAAGTTCGCCAGCCAGGGCGGGTCGAGGGTCATGTCGCGAAGGTTCATAGGGTCACCCGGTAGTTGGCCCACTCCGGCTCCAGCCAGTCTTCCAGGTCCATGTAGCGGCGCTCGTAGCACCAGTTGCAATCGGCGCACTGCTTGATGGCCGGCCCGCCCAGGCGTTGGTGGTGTTCGGCGCGCAACTGGCGCATCTCGGGGCCATTCCAGAAGGCCGCGAAACCGCCCTGCTGCCAGTCGCCGAAGGTGAACTCGTCGCGGCCGTTGAGGTGGTCGCAAAAACCCAGGCGCCCACGGCTGTTGATGTAGAGGTATTGCCAGGGATGGATGCAGACCTTGTTCACGGCGTGGGGCTGGATGCTGGCCGCGGACAGCGCCGCCGACAGCTCGAGTTGCAGGTGGTGCCGGCGCTGCAGCTGGGCGAGCCGCGCCATCACCGTGGCGACCTTTTCGCTGTGGTACTCCAGGCGGTTGGGGTCGTCATCGGGCGCCCACAGCGGTTCGAACTTGAACCGGCGTACGCCCAGTTCCATACCCAGGGTGACGATGGCTTCCAGTTCGTCGAGGTTGCGCCCGCTGACGGTCACGCACAGGTAGAGTTTTTCCGCCGGGTCATGCCCGGCCTCGCGCTGGGCCTCGGTGAGCAGGCACAGGTTGCCCAGCACCTGCCGAAGGTCGGCGCCACCACGCAGTTCGCGAAACAGCGGCGCCGTGGCGGCATCGAACGAAACACCAACGGTGATGCCTTCATGCCCCAGGCGTTGCCACAGCTGCGGTTTGCGCACCACCGCGTTGGTGATCAGCTTGAGCTTGACCGGATAGCCCAGCGCCACGTCCAGGTAGTCGAGAAAGCCAGGCACGATGGTGCTTTCGCCCCATCCACGCAAGTCGACGAATTCGGCGCTGGGAAACAACGCGGCTGCCATTTCCTTGAACATCGGCAGCGGCAGGATATTGCCCTTGACCGGGCTGCAACGACACATCGGGCAGACCAGGTTACAGCGGTCCGTCAACTCGACGTAAATTGCTCGCGGTAGTTCGGCATGGGTCACCGGATCACTGCAGGCACTTTTAAGCTGAATAAACTGAACATTATCAGTCATGACCTGACGCCCCTACTTCCCTGTTTGTCCGTGGGACCAAGAATTTGACTATTCCCTAGCCTCGACGCCGAATACTTTCTGCCTGCCAGGCGCGCGGTGAAGTTCTACGATAGCACTGGATTTCAGCGGCGCAATATTTTTCGAACCCATGAAAAAACCTACTAAAACCCTGCCGACCAACGGCACAAGAAGGGGCTTTAAGCCCTGCTAAGCTGGGCATTCAGCGCGCCGTCAACGTGCAAACAAACTTCATGATGACTAGTGCTTTTTATATAACTCCAAGACAATAAGCTTATCGCCAAGGCAGGGAATCCGCCCAAGTAAAAACCGCCTAGGATGGCGCTTGCATTGTGAGCCAGTCGCACAATGAATCACGCCCCACATACACAGTTGTATATTGGGAGTCGCTCACCCTTGATTATTACCCGCACGCCTTATCGCATTTCTTTCTTTGGCGGTGGCACGGATTATCCTGCCTGGTACAAAACCCATGGCGGCGCAGTACTGTCCACCGCCATCGACAAGTATTGCTATATCAGCTGCCGCCACCTGCCACCGTTCTTCGAACATCGGTTCCGCATTGCCTATTCCCGAATCGAGAACGTGATGCACCCCCGCGAGATCGAACACCCTGCGGTGCGCGCGGTTTTGCAATACCTGGGCTGCGAGGACGGCCTGGAGATCCACGTCGACAGCGACCTGCCAGCCCGCTCGGGCATGGGCTCCAGTTCCGCCTTCACCGTCGGCCTGCTGCACGCGCTGAAGGCCCTGCAGGGCCACGCCATCGCCCGTGAAGCACTGGCCAGGCTGGCCCAGCATGTAGAACAGCAGGTCGTCGGTGAAAGCGTCGGCTCCCAGGACCAGATCGCCGCCGCGGTCGGCGGCTTCAACCGTATCGACTTCCTGCGCGGCGATGGCGGTTTCACCATCACCCCGGCCGATGTGCCAAGGCCTCGACTCGAGGCGCTGCAAGATCACTTGATGCTGTTCTTCACCGGGTTTTCCAGGATCGCGGCCAAAGTTGCCCAGTCGAAGATCGACAACCTGGGCAACCGTGTCGCTGAGCTCAACCGCCTCCATGCCATGGTCGACGAGGCACTCGCCATCCTCCAGGGCCCGGGCCCCTTGGAGGCCGTTGGTGAGTTGCTGCATTGCAGCTGGCTGCTCAAGAAGAACCTGTCGAACCAGGTCAGCAATCAAGACATCGATCACCTCTACAGCATTGCCCGGTCGGCGGGCGCCATTGGCGGCAAGCTGCTGGGGGCCGGCGGTGGCGGCTTCATGCTGCTGTTCGTCCAACCCGAGCGGCAAGCCCAGGTCCGCGAAAGCCTGCGCGACCTTGTCCATGTGCCCTTCCGGTTCGAGCAGTCCGGCAGCCAACTGATGCGCTACCAGCCCAGCGCCCCCTGATACAGGAGCGCAAGACATGTCCATACGTACCGCGGTGGTTCTGGCCGGAGGCCTGGGCACACGCTTGCGCAGCCTGGTCAGCGACGTACCCAAGCCGATGGCGCCCATCGCCGGCAGGCCGTTTCTGGAGTACCTGTTCGACTACTGGATCGACCAGGGCGTCGAGCGCTTCGTGCTCTCGGTCGGCTATCGCCACGAAGCGATCGTCGAGCACTTCGCTGGACGCTACCGGGGTGCCACGCTGCACTATGCGCGGGAGCCGCAGCCCTTGGGCACAGGTGGCGGGTTGCTGATGGCGCTCGAACACCTGACCCAGGCCGACGAGCACTTCCTGCTGCTCAATGGCGACACCTGGTTCGCCCTGGACCTGGCCAGGTTTGAGCAATTTGCCGAGCAGCATCACGCAGACTGCTGCCTGGCGCTTCATCGCAATGGGGAACCCCGGCGCTACACGGGCATCACCCTGGATGACAAGGGTCACGTCCTGGGCTTTGCCCATGCCAGTGCCGATGCGCGGGCATGGATCAATGGCGGGGTCTACTGGATGCGCCGGGCGTGCCTGGAGGCCCTCGCTCATCGCGCCGGGCAGGCGCTGTCATTGGAGCAACAGTTGCTGCCGCAGTGGCTGGACAGCGGGTTGAATGTACTGGGCTTCGTGGCGTCGGGGCGGTTTATCGACATCGGGGTGCCCCATGATTATCAGCGAGCGAGTGCGTTGATCAATGCGCCGCGTTAGGGGTGCTCGACGAAGGTTTTGCAGTGTTCTTGAGATCGAGCGCCGCCCGCGCGGCGCTCGGTCTTGAGAGCGCTGCAACGCTGTCGACTGGCACCTACACCATCAGAACGTCATTTCCTTGACATCATCCGGCACGATCAGCTTGCCGGCGGTCTTCTCGATGATTTCCTCGACACTCACCCCCGGTGCGGTCTCGCGCAGGATGAACGCGCCGTTGTCGATCTCCAGGTACGCCAGGTCGGTCAGCACCTTGCGGATGCAGCCGGCACCGGTCAGCGGCAGGCTGCAGCGCGGCAGCAACTTGGACTCGCCGTCTTTCGAGGCGTGGGTCATGGTGACGATGATGTTGTCGGCACCGGCCACCAGGTCCATGGCGCCGCCCATGCCCTTGACCAGCTTGCCGGGGATCATCCACGAGGCGATGTTGCCTTCCACGTCAACCTCGAAAGCACCCAGCACGGTGAGGTCGACGTGGCCGCCACGGATCATGGCGAAGGATTGCGCCGAGTCGAAGATCGACGCGCCGCGGCGGGCGGTCACGGTCTGCTTGCCGGCGTTGATCATGTCGGCGTCGAGGGTGCTTTCGGTGGGGAACTCGCCCATGCCCAGCAGGCCGTTTTCCGACTGCAGCATCACGTCCATGTCGGCAGGCACGTAGTTGGCCACCAAGGTGGGGATGCCGATCCCCAGGTTGACGTAGTAGCCGTCCTTCAGTTCACGGGCGACGCGTTGCGCCATTTGTTCGCGGGTCAATGCCATGGTCAGGATCTCTTTGTTGTTCTTGAGGGCGGCGCTCAGGCCTTGACGGTGCGCTTTTCGATGCGCTTCTCGAAGGTGCCGACAATGACCCGGTCGACATAGATGCCCGGGGTGTGGATCTCGCTGGGCAGCAACACGCCTGGCTCGACGATCTCCTCGACCTCGACCACGGTGATCTTGCCGGCGCTGGCGGCCAGGGGGTTGAAGTTCTGCGCGGTGTGGCGGTACACCACGTTGCCGTAGTGGTCGGCCTTCCAGCCCTTGACGATGGCGAAGTCGCCGGTGATCGACTCTTCGAGGATGTACTTGCGGCCCTTGAACTCGCGCACTTCCTTGCCTTCGGCGACTGGGGTGCCGTAGCCGGTGGCGGTGAAGAAAGCCGGAATGCCGGCGCCGCCGGCGCGCATCTTCTCGGCCAGGGTGCCTTGGGGGGTAAGCTCGACTTCCAGCTCGCCGCTGAGCAACTGGCGCTCGAACTCGGCGTTTTCGCCCACGTAGGAGGCGATCATCTTGCGGATCTGCCGGTCCTCGAGCAGCACGCCCAGGCCGAAGCCGTCGACGCCGCAGTTGTTGGAGACCACGGTCAGGCCCTTGACCCCGCGGCGCTTGATCTCGGCGATGAGGTTCTCGGGGATGCCGCACAGGCCGAAGCCACCGGCCAGCACCGTCATGTCGTCGGTCAGGCCAGCCAGGGCCTGTTCATAAGTTGCTACACGCTTGTCCAGTCCGGCCATGCTCAGTCGCCTTTTGTAGTTGTTGGAACCGTACGGTCATCTTCACTGTAGTCGACTGATTTGTTAATTTTGTTTTCGTCATCGATTGATAATTTTTTCAAAACAAAGGTCGAGCCTGTCATGAACGTCAAGCAGCTGCGTGCCTTCGTCACCGTGGCCAAGTACCAGAGTTTCGCCCAGGCCGGCGAGCACCTGCACGTGTCGCAACCGGCCCTGAGCCTGACCATCAAGGCCCTGGAGGACAACCTCGGCGGCGCCCTGCTCACCCGCACTACCCGCAGCGTCAGCCTGACGCCCGAGGGCGAGGTGCTGCTGCCCCTGGCCCGGCGCCTGCTGGCCGACTGGGACGACACCGAGGAGATGCTGCGCCAGCGCTTCACCCTGCAACTGGGCCGGGTGTCGGTGGCGGCCATGCCGGCGTTCGCTGGCAACCTGCTGCCGCAATCGCTGAAGGTGTTCCGCCAGCGTTATCCCAAGGTCAACGTCACCGTGCACGACGTGATCAACGAGCAGGTGCTGGAACTGGTGCGCCATCGCCGCGTCGAACTGGGCATTGGCTTTGAACCCGAAAGCAGCGAGGCACTGCGGTTCCACCCGTTGTACATGGACCGTTTCGTCGCCGTGGTGCCCGCCGACTCGCCACTGGCGCGCCAGCCGCAGGTGCGCTGGCAGGAACTGCTGGCCGAGGACTTCATCGCCCTGCAGCGGCCCTCGGCGGTGCGCTTGCTGCTCGAGCAGCACCTGGCCGCCGGCCATGGCAAGCTGGCGGTGGCCTTCGAGAGCCACCAGCTGGCGACCATCGGCCGCATGGTCGCCAGCGGCCTGGGCGTCAGCGCCGTGCCGGCCCTGTGCATCGAGCAGATGCAGCAGTTGGGCGCACGCTGCGTGCGGTTGGTCGAGCCCAGCGTCGAGCGGCGCATCGGCGTGATCGCCCTGAGCGATCACAATCTGTCGAAAGCCGCCGAGGCGCTGCTCGATGTCCTGCTTACCCATACCCACCCACAGGAGGTGATATGCGTTACCTGAATCTGGCGGGCAGCCGCGCTCCGCTCATTGGCCAGGGCACCTGGTACATGGGCGAGGACCCGGGGCGCCGGGCCGCCGAAGTGGCGGCCCTGCAACAAGGCATCGACCTGGGCCTGACGCTGATCGACACAGCAGAAATGTATGCCGAAGGTGGCGCCGAGCAGGTGGTCGGCCAGGCCATCGCCGGGCGCCGCGAGCAGGTGTTGCTGGTCAGCAAGGTCTACCCGCACAACGCCAGCCGGCGCGGTATGCCGGCCGCCTGCGAGCGCAGCCTGAAACGGCTGGGCACCGACTGCATCGACCTGTACCTGCTGCACTGGCGTGGGCAGTACCCGCTGGAGGAGACCGTGGAAGCCTTCGAGCGGTTGATCGAGCAAGGCAAGATCCGCCATTGGGGCGTGTCTAACTTCGACCTGGACGACCTGCGCGAGCTGAACAACACCGCCTGCGCCAGCAACCAGGTGCTGTACAACCCGGCCGAACGCGGCATCGAGTTCGACCTGCTGCCCTGGAGCCGCGCGCAGCAGTTGCCCACCATGGCCTACTGCCCGCTGGCCCAGGCCGGGCGCTTGTTGCGCCATCCGCTGCTGGCCCAGATTGGCGAACGCCATGGCGCCACGCCAGCCCAGGTGAGCCTGGCCTGGGTGACCCGCGGCGAGGGTGTGATCGCGATTCCCAAGGCGGTGAGCCCGGACCACGTGCGCCTGAACGCACAAGCCGCCGAGCTGGTGCTGAGCGAGGAAGATCTACGGGCCATCGACCAGGCGTTCGCGCCCCCGACCCGCAAGCAGCGCCTGGCGATGGTCTGAGCCCACCTGTAGGCGCCAGCCTTGCTGGCGAACCAAGCGCTGTGGTGGCTGGGCCTTCGTCTCAGGTTTTTTCGTGCAGGGCCTAATGAAAATCCCGACTACGCACATCCAGCCCATGCAATAACGGGCTGATGTCCTCCAGCCGCCGGGCAATCAGGTGCCGCACGCCCTTCTCCTGCTCCAGCCGCCCGCTGACCTTGAGCAACTGTGCCCCCACCAGCGCCCGCCGTTGCCGCTCGGCCAGGTCGCGCCAGACCACCACGTTGACCATCCCGTGTTCATCTTCGAGGGTGACGAAGGTCACGCCGCTGGCGGTTTGCGGGCGCTGGCGGCCGACCACGATACCGGCCACCGCCACGCTGTCGCCATGCGCGACGCCCGCCAGCTCATGGCAGCTGCGGCAACCCAGCGCCCGCAGGCGCGGGCGCAGCAGCGTCAAGGGATGCGGCCCCAGGGTCGTGCCCAGCGTGTGATAGTCGGCCACCAGGTCCTCGCCCAGCGTCGGCACAGGCAATTCAACCGAGGCTTCCGGCGCCGCCTCGAGCTGGGCGAACAACGGCAACTGTGCCTGCACCGCTGCCACTTGCCAACGCGCCTGGTGCCGGTCGCGGGCCAGGGCGCGCAGGGCTCCGGCGTCCGCCAGCCGCGCCCTGGCCCTGGCATCCAGCCCGGCCCGCAGGCACAAGTCTTCGACATCGCGCCAGGGCCGCTGCGTGCGTGCCTGTTCCAGGCGCCTGGCATCCGCCTCGTTGAAACCACGGATCTGACGCAGCCCCAGGCGAATCGCCAGGACGCCCTCGCCCACGGGCTCCAGGGTGCAATCCCAGGCGCTGTGGAACACATCCACCGGGCGCACCTCGACGCCCTGGCGACGCACGTCCTGAAGCAACTGGTCAGGGCTGTAGAAGCCCATCGGCCAGCTGTTGACCAGGGCGCAGGTGAAGATCGCCGGCTCATGGCACTTGAGCCAACTGCTGGCATAGCACAGCAAGGCGAAGCTGGCCGCGTGGGACTCGGGGAAGCCATAGCTGCCAAAGCCCTTGATCTGCTCGAAGATGCGCTCGGCGAAGGCCCGTTCGTAGCCATTGCGCAACATGCCGTCGATCAGCCGCGCCCGGTGTGGCTCCAGGCCGCCATGACGCTTCCAGGCCGCCATGCTGCGGCGCAGCTGGTCGGCCTCGCCGGGGCTGTAGTCGGCGGCGACCATGGCCAGCTCCATGACCTGCTCCTGGAACAGCGGCACGCCCAGGGTGCGTTCGAACACGGCCTTGAGCTGTTCCGAGGGGTAGGTGACCGGTTCCTGTTTCAGCCGCCGGCGCAGGTACGGGTGGACCATGTCGCCCTGGATCGGCCCGGGGCGCACGATCGCCACCTCGATCACCAGGTCGTAGAATTTTTCCGGTTTCAACCGCGGCAACATGGCCATCTGCGCCCGTGACTCGATCTGGAACACGCCCATGGTCTCGGCGCGGCCGATCATCGCGTAGGTGGCCGGGTCTTCCTTGGGCAGCGTCGCCAAGCGGTAGTGCTGCCCGCGGTGCAGGGCCATCAGGTCGAAGCAGCGGCGCAGCGCGCTGAGCATGCCCAGGGCCAAAACATCGACCTTGAGCAGGCCGACCATGTCCAGGTCGTCCTTGTCCCACTGGATCACCGTGCGCTCGGCCATGGCCGCGTTTTCCACCGGCACCAGCTGGTCCAGGGGCTGTTCGGAAATGACGAAGCCGCCCGGATGTTGCGACAGGTGCCGGGGGAAGCCGATCAGTTCGCCTGCCAGCACCAGGATGCGCCGCAACGACGGGCTCTGCGCGTCGAACCCGGCCTCGGCCAGGCGCTCGGCATCCGGGATCCGGTCACTCCAGCGCCCGCAGCACTTGGCCAGGGCATCCACCTGGTCGCTCGGCAGCCCCAGCACCCGCGCCACATCGCGCACCGCCCCCGCGGCGTGGTAGCTGCTGACCACCGCCGTCAATGCCGCACGGTGCCGGCCGTAGCGCCGGAAGACGTACTGGATGACTTCCTCGCGCCGGTCATGTTCGAAATCCACGTCGATATCCGGTGGCTCGTTGCGCTCGCGGGACAAGAAGCGCTCGAACAGCAGCCGATGCTCCATCGGGTCGAGTTCGGTGATGCCCAGCACGAAGCACACCACCGAGTTGGCCGCCGAACCGCGGCCCTGGCACAGGATGCGCTGGCCACGGGCGAAGGCGACGATATCGTGGACGGTAAGGAAGTAGCTCTCGTAGCCCAGTTCCTCGATCAGCGCCAACTCCCTGTCCAGCACCTCGCGCACCTTGGCGCTCGGCCCCTGCGGCCAGCGCTCGGGCAGGCCGCGCTCGCACAGCGCGCGCAACCAGCTGGCCGGGCTCTGGCCCGCGGGCACCAGCTCGCGGGGGTACTGGTACTGCAGCTCGGCCAGGTCGAAGCGGCAGCGCTCGGCGAGCAGCAGGGTCTGCGCCAGCAGGTCCGCCGGGTACAGCTCGCGCAACTGCTCGAGGGTACGCAGGTGGCGCTCGCCATTGGCGAACAGGAAGCGACCGGCCTCGGCCACCGGGCAATGCGCACGGATGGCGCTCATGCAATCCTGCAACGCGCGCCGGCCACGCGCATGCATGTGCACGTCGCCACAGGCCACCAGCGGTATGCCCGTGCGCAGGCCCAGGGCGCGCAGCGCGGCCAGGCGCCCCTCATCGTCGACACCGCGATGCAGGTGCACCGCCAGCCACAGGCGTTCAACGAACAGCGTTTGCAGCCAGGCCGCGTCGCCGCCCTCCGCCGCCGCGACCCACAACGCCAGCAACCCTTGGTGATGGGCCTCGAGGTCCTCGGCAAGCAGCTGGTAAGCGCCCTTCTCGGCCCGTCGCCGCGCCCGGGTGATCAACGCGCAGAGGTTCTGGTAACCCGTGAGATCCTGCACCAGCAGGACCAGCTTCGGCCCATGATGCACCTGCACCTCGCTACCGATGATCAGGGCGAGCCCATGCTGCTTGGCCGCCTGCCAGGCACGGACAATACCCGCCAAGGAGCATTCATCGGTGATCGCCAGGGCCTGGTAGCCCTGCTCGCGGGCTCGGCGAAACAGCTCGTCGGCGCTGGAAGCGCCGCGCTGGAAGCTGAAGTTCGACAGGCAATGCAGCTCCGCGTAGCCCGGCGCCTTCATGCGAACCAGCCTTGCAACCACAACGACCCGGGCGCCGCCAGGTCGCGGTAGGCCCAGCCACGCAGGCCATCGCGGGTTTCGACACGGTAGTAGTCGCGCCGCACATCGCCGCCGTCCCACCAGCCGGACTCGATGCGCTCGGCCGGCCCCAGCCACTGCAGCCCAGCCTCGCAGAGCAGCTGGGGCGTGGGCAGCAACCAGCCGGGGCGACTGCCGGGGGCCAGCAGCAGGCGCCCCTGGGCACCCTGCTGCGCCGCTTGCCAGGCGCATTCGGGGCGATGATCGGCTTCGGCGCGCAGGCCGCTGACCGCGTCATCGCCCAGCCGCGCGCGCAGGCGTTCGCGCAGTTGCTCCCAAGGCTGTGCCTGCTGGGCCCGGGCCTCGAACAAGGCCTGGTGCTGGGGCACGAAGGGAGGCAGGTCGGCGGCCAGCAGGCGCAGGTTGCGCACCGCTGCCGGAATGCGCAACGGCTCCAGGCGCCCCCGGGCCAGTTCGAACAGCATCGCGGCGTCACGCTCGGCGGCCAGCAGGCCGACCTTGAGCACGGTGTCTGGCCCTTGGGCATGCTCAAGGTGCAGTTCGAAACGCTGCACACCGCAATCGCGCCCGCCAAGGAACGCCGCCAGGTCGTTGATCAGGCGGCGCAAGGGGAACAGCAACGCCTGGTGCGACTCGACGTCGAAGTTCAGCTCCAGGCGCGCCTCGAAGCGGTCGGGGGGCTGGTAGAAATCCAGGCCCAGGGTGCGCAGGCCAAGCAACTGATCCAGGTGCAACTGCACCTGGGCACTGAAGCGCCTGGCCAAGGCCTCGCGCGGCAGGGCCAAGACCTGCCCGAGCCGACGCAGGCCCATGCGGGCGAACGCCTCGGCCGCCTCCGCCGGCAAGCCGACCCGCGCCACCGGCATGTTCAGCAAGGCGTCGCGCGTGCGCTGTGGGCAGGTCAAGGCCAGGCCGTCATGCCCATTGGCGAGCATCCGCGCCGCCACCGGGTTGCTGGCCACGACGATGCGCTGGCGCAGCCCCAGCTCGGCCAGTTCCTGGCGCAGGCGTGCCTCGAACAAGGGCCACGGGCCGAACAGCTGCAGGCTCGACCCCACCTCCAGCAACAAGGCCCGCGGGTAATGCAGGCTGACCTGCGCACTGAAGCGATAGGCCCAGGCGGCGAGCAACTGCTGGAGCTGCTCGAGGCGCGCCGGCTCGACCTCGACACAGCTGAAGCCATCGGCCAGGGCGCGGGCAGCCGTCAGCGTCTGCCCGGCGCGCAGGCCCAGGGCCCGTGCCGGCTCATTGACGGCCTGGAGTACACGGCGCTGGGTCGGTCCGCCGATCAGTGCCAGCGGCGTATCAGGGTCGTCACGCTCACGCAGGACGGTGTCCAGCGCCAGCTGGGGAAGCAGGATGCAGGCCCAGAGCATGATCCATCACCCCCGCCCCGGACAGGCGATCGGCGCCGCCGGTGGCAGGCCGCCCCGGCACTTGAGCACGCGCCATTGTGCCGGCCGGGTGTCGATGGCGATGCGCAGGGCCGCAGGCGACGGGTTGTGCGCGGCCTGCTGCCCGCGGCAGGCAAAGGCCAGGGCCTCGCCGGTCTCCGCCGCGACTTGCAGGCGCCGCAGCGCGCGGTCGTCGGCGCGCTCCGGCCAACACAACACCGCCGCGCAGCTGCCCGAACGCAGGCATTGCTCCGCCGCCCACAAACTGTCGCTGCCCTGGGCCGCGACCTGCACCAGCCTGGCCAGGTCCACCCCCGCCGCCTGCCAGGCCGGGGCATAGGGAATGAAGGGTGGCGCCACCAGCACCACCCGCTCACCCGCCGTCGTCAGCCGCGCCAGCGTCGGCCACAGCAACTGCAGCTCGCCACTGCCCGGGCTGGCCAGCAGCAGTTCGCTGAGCGCCGCGGCCGGCCAGCCACCATCGGGCAGCCGCGCATCGAGGGCGGCATGGCCGCTGGGCTGCAAGGCCTGCGGGCGCGCCTGGGCTTGCCGCCCGCGCCAGACCTGGCGCTGGTCGAGCAAGCGCTCGAGGTCGACCACCGCGCCCATCAATCGCGCCTCAGCAGGCCGCAGAACACGCCCTCGATGAACAACTCGCGCTCCGGACCGACGTCAATCGGCGCATAGGCGGGGTTGCGCGGCAACAGGCGATAGCCGTCACGGGTGCGTTGCAAGCGCTTGATGGTCACCTCGCCATCGAGCCGGGCGACCACGATCTGCCCATCGCGGGCCTCACCCTGCTGGCGAATGCCGACCAGGTCGCCGTCGAAGATGCCGTCGTCGATCATCGAATCGCCACGCACCTTGAGCAGGTAGTCCGGGGTGCGGCGGAACAGGCTGGGGTCGAGCAGCAGTTGCTCGTGGATGCCGAGGTCCGGGCCGATGGGGGCACCCGCGGCGACCTGGCCGAGCACGGGCACCTCGAGGATTTCCGGGCGGCGCAAGGGTTCGGCCAGGCGGATGCCCCGTGCCTGGTTGGGGGTGACGTCGATGAAACCGGCCTGGTGCAGGGCGGTGATGTGTTTGCGCGCCACGCTGCGCGAGGCGAAACCGAAGCGCTCGGCGATGTCGGCCAGCGACGGCGGCTGGCCTTGATCGGTGATGCGCTCGCGGATGAACGCGAGGATGGCGCGGCGTTTGGGGGTCAGATTGTCCATGGAGCACATTTGTACTCTTTTCGGGTAACGCTGAACAGCCCCCTTCGTCGCAAGCTGTGGCGTGATCAAAACGGACAAGACCCAAAAGCGCTAAGTCAAAAACCCAAATCGACCCTGCC
The window above is part of the Pseudomonas muyukensis genome. Proteins encoded here:
- the lexA gene encoding transcriptional repressor LexA yields the protein MCSMDNLTPKRRAILAFIRERITDQGQPPSLADIAERFGFASRSVARKHITALHQAGFIDVTPNQARGIRLAEPLRRPEILEVPVLGQVAAGAPIGPDLGIHEQLLLDPSLFRRTPDYLLKVRGDSMIDDGIFDGDLVGIRQQGEARDGQIVVARLDGEVTIKRLQRTRDGYRLLPRNPAYAPIDVGPERELFIEGVFCGLLRRD
- the imuA gene encoding translesion DNA synthesis-associated protein ImuA — translated: MGAVVDLERLLDQRQVWRGRQAQARPQALQPSGHAALDARLPDGGWPAAALSELLLASPGSGELQLLWPTLARLTTAGERVVLVAPPFIPYAPAWQAAGVDLARLVQVAAQGSDSLWAAEQCLRSGSCAAVLCWPERADDRALRRLQVAAETGEALAFACRGQQAAHNPSPAALRIAIDTRPAQWRVLKCRGGLPPAAPIACPGRG
- a CDS encoding error-prone DNA polymerase, which gives rise to MKAPGYAELHCLSNFSFQRGASSADELFRRAREQGYQALAITDECSLAGIVRAWQAAKQHGLALIIGSEVQVHHGPKLVLLVQDLTGYQNLCALITRARRRAEKGAYQLLAEDLEAHHQGLLALWVAAAEGGDAAWLQTLFVERLWLAVHLHRGVDDEGRLAALRALGLRTGIPLVACGDVHMHARGRRALQDCMSAIRAHCPVAEAGRFLFANGERHLRTLEQLRELYPADLLAQTLLLAERCRFDLAELQYQYPRELVPAGQSPASWLRALCERGLPERWPQGPSAKVREVLDRELALIEELGYESYFLTVHDIVAFARGQRILCQGRGSAANSVVCFVLGITELDPMEHRLLFERFLSRERNEPPDIDVDFEHDRREEVIQYVFRRYGRHRAALTAVVSSYHAAGAVRDVARVLGLPSDQVDALAKCCGRWSDRIPDAERLAEAGFDAQSPSLRRILVLAGELIGFPRHLSQHPGGFVISEQPLDQLVPVENAAMAERTVIQWDKDDLDMVGLLKVDVLALGMLSALRRCFDLMALHRGQHYRLATLPKEDPATYAMIGRAETMGVFQIESRAQMAMLPRLKPEKFYDLVIEVAIVRPGPIQGDMVHPYLRRRLKQEPVTYPSEQLKAVFERTLGVPLFQEQVMELAMVAADYSPGEADQLRRSMAAWKRHGGLEPHRARLIDGMLRNGYERAFAERIFEQIKGFGSYGFPESHAASFALLCYASSWLKCHEPAIFTCALVNSWPMGFYSPDQLLQDVRRQGVEVRPVDVFHSAWDCTLEPVGEGVLAIRLGLRQIRGFNEADARRLEQARTQRPWRDVEDLCLRAGLDARARARLADAGALRALARDRHQARWQVAAVQAQLPLFAQLEAAPEASVELPVPTLGEDLVADYHTLGTTLGPHPLTLLRPRLRALGCRSCHELAGVAHGDSVAVAGIVVGRQRPQTASGVTFVTLEDEHGMVNVVVWRDLAERQRRALVGAQLLKVSGRLEQEKGVRHLIARRLEDISPLLHGLDVRSRDFH
- a CDS encoding Y-family DNA polymerase, which gives rise to MLWACILLPQLALDTVLRERDDPDTPLALIGGPTQRRVLQAVNEPARALGLRAGQTLTAARALADGFSCVEVEPARLEQLQQLLAAWAYRFSAQVSLHYPRALLLEVGSSLQLFGPWPLFEARLRQELAELGLRQRIVVASNPVAARMLANGHDGLALTCPQRTRDALLNMPVARVGLPAEAAEAFARMGLRRLGQVLALPREALARRFSAQVQLHLDQLLGLRTLGLDFYQPPDRFEARLELNFDVESHQALLFPLRRLINDLAAFLGGRDCGVQRFELHLEHAQGPDTVLKVGLLAAERDAAMLFELARGRLEPLRIPAAVRNLRLLAADLPPFVPQHQALFEARAQQAQPWEQLRERLRARLGDDAVSGLRAEADHRPECAWQAAQQGAQGRLLLAPGSRPGWLLPTPQLLCEAGLQWLGPAERIESGWWDGGDVRRDYYRVETRDGLRGWAYRDLAAPGSLWLQGWFA